From Lathamus discolor isolate bLatDis1 chromosome 15, bLatDis1.hap1, whole genome shotgun sequence, a single genomic window includes:
- the TLR4 gene encoding toll-like receptor 4 encodes MPRRRALPLWTLVVLLQLVGCLLSPCLEVIPNKAFRCMGLNISGVPSEVPNTTQNLDLSFSNLQSLRAEYFASVPELQLLDLTRCHLQTIEDNSFKGLRKLSTLILTGNPFQDLGPAAFYGLTSLKKLVLVENNITSLNDLPIDHLHTLQELNVGHNNITSLKLPKYFSNLTSLRHLSFFSNKITYISRGDLDVLREVNRLNLTLVLSLNYIKCIEPGSFAKIHLSELVLRSSFENFNVMRSSLQGLTGLQVNRLIVGEFSDKQRLVDFKSGLLSGLCQVRMQEFVLISFRGFKNNTDTLFNCLGNVSSIRLVDLQLEEISKVPMLSQVEQLECKKCKFKQVPATKLSLFKELRVLRIIKSKHLNSFREKFEDLRNLEVLDLSENRLSFTLCCSPKFHNCPNLKHLNLSFNADISVTGDFTNVKNLLYLDFQHTKLVGPGSYPVFLSLQKLIYLDISHTRTHVKSQCTFCGLNSLRVLKMAGNSFESNRLANNFKNLSHLHTLDISGCKLVHVDRSTFDALSELKELNISNNKLLSFDPVVYKPLQALTALDFSNNQLSVLLDSALEILPDSLVLLDISQNLFDCSCVYENFLKWIKEKQELLQNKESMICHTPAYVKNVTLSRFDLSSCQLHVGTVASSVTMLLAAVVFLFLIYKYYFQLYYSLVLLSGCKHSAERGDTYDAFVIHSSKDQEWVMKELVEPLEGGTPPFHLCLYYRDFLPGVPIVTNIIQEGFLSSRNVIAVISTDFLESKWCSFEFDIAQSWQLVEGKAGIIMIVLEEVNKALLRQRLGLSRYLRRNTYLEWKNKEISRHIFWRQLTGVLLEGKNWNHEQVKLM; translated from the exons atgcccaggagAAGAGCTCTTCCCCTGTGGACActggtggtgctgctgcagctggtgggCTGCCTCCTCAGTCCCTGTTTGGAG GTCATCCCTAACAAAGCTTTCAGATGCATGGGACTGAACATCTCCGGAGTCCCCTCTGAAGTCCCAAACACCACCCAGAACTTGGATCTCAGTTTCAGCAACCTGCAGTCACTGAGGGCAGAGTACTTTGCATCGGTCCCTGAACTGCAGCTTCTGGATCTTACAAG GTGCCACCTCCAGACAATAGAAGATAACTCCTTTAAGGGTCTTCGTAAACTTTCCACCTTAATTCTAACTGGCAATCCCTTCCAGGACCTGGGACCAGCAGCCTTCTATGGCTTAACATCCCTGAAAAAGCTAGTGCTGGTGGAAAACAACATCACTTCTCTGAATGACCTACCCATTGACCACTTGCATaccctgcaggagctgaatGTGGGCCACAACAACATTACTTCATTGAAGCTTCCAAAGTATTTCAGCAACCTGACCTCTCTCAGGCACCTGAGCTTCTTCTCTAACAAGATCACATATATCTCCAGAGGAGACCTTGATGTCCTGAGGGAAGTGAACAGACTCAACCTCACACTGGTACTGTCCTTGAATTACATTAAATGCATAGAGCCAGGGTCCTTTGCGAAGATTCATCTTAGCGAGCTGGTTTTAAGGTCTTCTTTTGAGAACTTCAATGTGATGCGCTCTTCTCTTCAAGGCCTGACTGGTTTACAGGTCAATAGGCTAATAGTAGGGGAGTTCAGTGACAAACAGAGACTGGTGGACTTTAAGAGCGGGCTCCTGAGTGGACTGTGCCAGGTACGAATGCAAGAGTTTGTCTTAATCTCCTTCAGGGGGTTCAAGAATAACACAGACACTCTTTTTAACTGCTTAGGCAACGTCTCCAGCATCCGCTTGGTGGacctgcagctggaggagatATCAAAGGTTCCTATGTTGTCTCAAGTGGAGCAGTTGGAGTGTAAGAAATGCAAGTTTAAACAAGTGCCTGCCACAAAGCTGTCTCTTTTCAAGGAGCTGAGAGTGCTTCGTATTATCAAGAGCAAACACCTCAACAGCTTCCGGGAGAAGTTTGAGGACCTGCGTAACCTGGAGGTCCTAGATTTGAGTGAGAATCGCCTCTCCTTCACTCTCTGCTGTTCCCCTAAGTTCCACAACTGTCCCAACTTGAAGCACTTGAACCTCAGCTTCAACGCGGACATCAGCGTGACTGGAGATTTCACTAATGTGAAGAACTTGTTGTATCTGGACTTTCAGCACACAAAGTTAGTTGGCCCTGGCTCCTACCCTGTGTTCCTATCCCTTCAGAAACTCATTTACCTTGACATTTCTCATACCAGAACTCATGTTAAGTCCCAGTGTACATTCTGTGGCCTGAACTCCTTGcgagtgctgaagatggcagGCAACTCCTTTGAGAGCAATAGGTTGGCCAACAACTTCAAAAACCTGAGTCACCTCCACACCTTGGACATTTCAGGTTGCAAACTGGTGCATGTGGACCGAAGTACATTTGATGCCCTCTCTGAACTCAAAGAGCTAAACATCAGCAACAATAAGCTACTGAGCTTTGATCCTGTGGTCTACAAGCCCCTGCAAGCCCTTACAGCCCTGGATTTCAGCAACAACCAGCTGAGTGTTCTCTTGGACTCAGCCCTGGAAATCCTCCCTGATAGCCTGGTCCTGTTGGACATCTCTCAAAACCTCTTTGATTGCTCTTGTGTGTACGAGAACTTCCTGAAATGGATcaaggaaaagcaggagctgctgcagaacaaGGAGTCCATGATATGCCATACACCTGCATATGTGAAGAATGTGACCCTGTCAAGGTTTGATTTGTCCTCCTGCCAGCTCCATGTAGGCACAGTGGCATCCTCAGTGACCATGCTGCTCGCTGCAGTGGTGTTCCTCTTCCTGATTTACAAGTACTACTTCCAGCTCTACTACTCATTGGTGCTGCTCAGCGGGTGTAAGCACTCTGCAGAAAGAGGTGACACCTATGATGCATTTGTCATCCACTCCAGCAAAGACCAAGAATGGGTGATGAAAGAGCTGGTGGAACCCTTGGAAGGAGGAACACCTCCCTTCCATCTTTGTCTTTACTACAGAGATTTCTTACCAGGGGTTCCCATCGTCACCAATATCATCCAGGAAGGTTTCCTCAGTAGCAGAAATGTCATTGCAGTCATCTCCACTGACTTCCTGGAAAGTAAATGGTGTAGCTTTGAGTTTGACATTGCCCAGTCCTGGCAGCTGGTtgaaggaaaggctgggatCATCATGATTGTACTAGAAGAAGTGAATAAGGCCTTGCTAAGGCAGAGGTTGGGGCTGTCCCGATACCTGAGGAGGAACACTTATCTGGAGTGGAAAAACAAGGAGATAAGCAGGCACATCTTCTGGAGGCAGCTGACAGGAGTCCTGCTAGAAGGCAAAAACTGGAATCATGAGCAGGTAAAGCTCATGTGA